Proteins encoded within one genomic window of Scheffersomyces stipitis CBS 6054 chromosome 3, complete sequence:
- the UGA3 gene encoding Fungal transcriptional regulatory protein (zinc-finger transcription factor of the Zn(2)-Cys(6) binuclear cluster domain type~go_component nucleus~go_function transcription factor activity; zinc ion binding~go_process regulation of transcription, DNA-dependent), producing MSEGTRQNETENLQSISSIISVEQDQDQHLEHLSQLQLLQELPKPKKRACDRCHEIKQVCTGSVPCERCARMSIKCVLDRPLKKIGRPQRGDRDSSYSPRSNSLIPSSDRRNGKLEKRTGIRHSKSACEACRKRKRKCDESWPNCGYCTKSNLECSGPTVRKRKPKAKSSRLDPLLQRKAEISLSIQSASSSTSLISSLSVDDSSASPHFDNPNDGNCSETTVSSQTSSTEQKSSEPIRDRCVKETHNIPVSPAAFMSTDTFLNNDITLLNMDKKTNTGAESSPMNSTCSSNDALFSDLFRRDNDDGDDNITSSIIDQDLRNFGLILANNSNNPESSEANINNESINNSSDNITRKRMAISRSDTPGPIQLHKSTSIKYHQLFENMNQISNSICLSLLNNIVMENNISVKERFLLKYFVTDVSFTIFADETSNAFMSTIIPISLKDKRVRDPILAIASAHRAGNDIKFFRDAVLYRSSSHATLLGSTSQVEYYFSDEILLSILLSGIMEILNGSSLGWSVLLEKASEITKFRGGIKKMASARSGYAPMLVQLFCYIDLISSLSTCHPPYIEQSAQNDNCQTSESTISEKIEIESHVYDQEEVTEILNSKFGFRFGIAGEIFKILGNISTLASLRKSRHDGEDQERQFQIMADDIEMKLQDWELPTTMNFNDVSDVQMSQYAMALQWAAFLRLHQIKDGYNRQDIRVKVCLSTILRAVKLIPEKSNLESSLMFPLILAGSVAITKTDRDFIISRVRSIKKRLKFHYIEEFERMLLYIWSRDNKEGNFVNWAAVRYYQFPGLVMF from the coding sequence ATGTCTGAAGGAACAAGACAGAATGAGACTGAAAATCTACAAAGTATCTCAAGCATAATATCAGTcgaacaagatcaagatcaacattTGGAACATCTTTCACAGCTACAACTACTCCAGGAACTTCCAAAGCCGAAGAAAAGAGCCTGCGATAGATGTCATGAAATAAAGCAAGTTTGTACGGGAAGTGTGCCATGTGAAAGGTGTGCCAGAATGAGCATTAAGTGCGTGTTGGATAGGCcattgaaaaaaattggtAGACCTCAAAGAGGAGATAGAGATCTGTCTTATTCTCCTAGAAGCAACTCTTTGATACCTCTGAGTGATCGCAGAAATGGCAAACTTGAGAAGAGAACTGGAATACGCCACTCGAAATCGGCCTGTGAAGCAtgtagaaagagaaagagaaaatgtGATGAAAGTTGGCCCAATTGTGGCTATTGTACCAAACTGAATTTGGAATGTTCGGGGCCTACTGTGCGTAAGAGGAAGCCAAAGGCtaaatcttcaagattaGACCCATTGTTGCAAAGGAAGGCTGAGATCAGCTTGTCAATACAATCTGCTTCTAGTTCGACATCACTAATAAGCAGTCTCTCAGTTGATGATAGTTCAGCTTCGCCCCATTTTGACAATCCCAACGATGGAAATTGTTCCGAGACTACAGTTCTGCTGCAAACAAGTTCCACGGAACAGAAATCTTCAGAACCTATTAGGGATAGATGTGTAAAGGAGACTCATAACATTCCAGTTTCACCAGCTGCTTTTATGTCGACTGATACCTTTCTTAACAACGACATTACATTATTAAACATGGATAAAAAAACAAATACAGGGGCGGAATCTTCACCTATGAACAGTACTTGCAGCAGTAATGATGCACTATTTTCTGATTTGTTTAGAAGAGATAACGACGATGGCGACGATAATATTACCAGTTCCATTATAGATCAGGATTTAAGAAATTTTGGTCTAATTCTCGCGAACAATCTGAATAATCCTGAGAGTAGCGAGGCCAATATTAATAACGAGAGTATCAACAATAGTAGTGATAATATTACTAGAAAACGTATGGCCATTTCTAGATCTGATACCCCTGGTCCAATTCAATTACACAAATCAACATCCATCAAATATCACCAATTGTTTGAGAACATGAATCAAATCAGTAATAGTATATGCTTGAGTCTTTTGAATAACATTGTAATGGAAAACAACATTTCTGTAAAGGAGAGATTTTTGTTAAAGTATTTTGTTACTGACGTATCATTCACCATATTTGCTGACGAGACCTCTAATGCATTCATGAGCACTATTATCCCTATCTCATTGAAAGATAAGAGGGTCAGAGATCCAATTTTGGCCATTGCTTCGGCTCACAGGGCAGGTAATGATATAAAATTCTTTAGAGACGCTGTCTTGTatcgttcaagttctcATGCTACATTGCTTGGGAGCACTTCTCAAGTAGAGTACTACTTTTCTGATGAAATCTTACTATCAATCTTGTTGAGTGGAATCATGGAAATATTGAATGGATCGTCTTTAGGTTGGTCTGTTTTATTAGAAAAAGCATCTGAGATCACAAAATTTAGAGGAGGTATTAAAAAGATGGCTTCAGCTCGAAGTGGTTATGCACCAATGttggttcaacttttttGCTATATAGATCTTATTTCAAGCCTCAGTACTTGTCATCCACCTTATATTGAACAATCAGCCCAAAATGACAATTGTCAAACAAGCGAACTGACTATAAGTGAAAAGATAGAAATAGAATCTCATGTTTATGATCAAGAAGAGGTCACAGAGATTTTGAACAGCAAGTTTGGCTTCAGATTTGGTATTGCTGgtgaaatattcaaaattttGGGCAatatttcaactttggCCTCGTTACGTAAATCGAGGCATGACGGCGAAGATCAAGAGagacaatttcaaataaTGGCGGATGATATCGAGATGAAACTACAAGACTGGGAATTACCAACCACAATGAACTTCAATGATGTTTCAGATGTCCAGATGTCTCAATATGCCATGGCTTTACAATGGGCTGCTTTTTTAAGATTGCATCAAATCAAAGATGGTTACAACCGTCAAGACATAAGAGTTAAAGTGTGTCTTTCTACTATCCTAAGAGCTGTCAAATTGATCCCAGAGAAgtcaaacttggaaagtAGTTTAATGTTTCCGTTGATACTAGCTGGTTCTGTAGCGATAACAAAAACTGATCGAGATTTTATCATTTCAAGGGTCAGATCtataaagaaaagattgaagttCCACTAtattgaagagtttgaacGAATGTTGTTGTACATTTGGAGTAGAGATAATAAGGAAGGAAATTTTGTTAATTGGGCTGCTGTCAGATACTATCAATTTCCTGGTTTGGTTAtgttttga
- the SAL1 gene encoding Aromatic-ring hydroxylase (similar to zeaxanthin epoxidase ABA2): MTAWDQGKILISGAGVVGLLLAQSLKKLNIPYEIFDRDESISARGQGWGITIHWALNDMLSMLPEDLIKSVYDAQVYENFHENDNGNFIYINGSNGIPVVNIPPAPRLRVRREELRVILSTGIDVNWGCQTINIETDDDATDINKRVTVTCKNGKVFQGGILMGIEGSKSVTRSITNPTNHELQYLPIRFIGGTIELSEDEYRKMATTFSPLLFQGTIPQTESFFWYSLLATPKYTKNGTYKSQIMMSWKNNPDEPFDTPEEKYASIKIHSKGLDPRLQYMIDYLDKSTGSFMELQLADWPICDWNDFNNKILLMGDACHAMTMYRGEACNHGIADVKLFTNLCESLLNGKIDWNAVVGKYKTSIKDRCSEAVLLSRQACIDAHDW, from the coding sequence ATGACAGCATGGGACCAAGGTAAGATATTAATTTCAGGAGCAGGAGTTGTTGGTTTGTTGCTAGCACAATCATTAAAGAAACTAAACATTCCATACGAAATATTCGATAGAGATGAGTCAATAAGCGCTAGAGGTCAAGGTTGGGGTATCACAATTCATTGGGCATTGAACGATATGTTGAGCATGCTACCAGAAGATTTAATCAAATCTGTGTACGATGCTCAAGTTTACGAAAATTTCCATGAGAATGACAATGGTAATTTCATTTATATCAATGGCTCAAACGGTATCCCAGTTGTTAATATCCCACCTGCTCCAAGATTAAGGGtcagaagagaagagttAAGAGTAATCTTGTCAACTGGTATTGATGTCAATTGGGGTTGTCAGACCATTAACATTGAGACTGATGACGATGCAACTGATATCAACAAGAGAGTTACAGTCACATGTAAGAATGGCAAAGTATTTCAAGGTGGAATATTGATGGGTATCGAAGGTTCCAAATCGGTCACAAGATCAATTACAAATCCTACCAATCATGAATTGCAATACTTACCGATTAGATTTATTGGTGGTACCATTGAGTTATCGGAAGATGAATATAGGAAGATGGCAACAACTTTCAGTCCATTGTTGTTTCAGGGCACAATTCCACAAACTGAATCGTTCTTTTGGTATTCCCTCTTAGCAACACCAAAATACACTAAAAACGGAACTTACAAATCACAGATCATGATGTCATGGAAAAATAATCCGGATGAACCATTTGAtacaccagaagaaaaatatGCCCTGATTAAAATCCATTCAAAAGGATTAGACCCTCGATTACAATACATGATTGATTACTTGGACAAGAGCACCGGGTCTTTCATGGAGTTGCAATTGGCCGATTGGCCAATATGCGATTGGAACGATTTCAATAATAAGATCTTATTGATGGGTGATGCATGCCATGCGATGACGATGTATAGGGGTGAAGCTTGCAATCATGGCATTGCTGATGTTAAACTATTCACAAACTTGTGTGAAAGCTTGTTGAATGGTAAAATAGATTGGAATGCGGTTGTTGGGAAGTATAAAACTTCGATAAAAGATAGATGTTCAGAAGCTGTTCTTCTATCGAGACAGGCTTGTATCGATGCTCATGATTGG
- a CDS encoding predicted protein, whose protein sequence is LSIFSDSSISHEEFDRYLHELEKTGETIDYVDDVNDKYDQLQAFFNRGLSDKDVNEMISRKQKLQGRDELSGYDAVTRKARLMDELKIAKQQANPQKAREIIDKLKKLDSMLLNQTTHNPSSSANVMSKVNERNRKLNSTNIRKAEIKSRNTATVTDGGDPFSRLKTTTRIFYQDLINQENEKAINDAKAKYQELLDEKSKQEEKIAKSTYREFGEMDKLIKSIDIDLEIVI, encoded by the coding sequence CTCAGCATCTTCTCCGATTCGTCTATATCTCATGAGGAGTTTGACAGATATTTACatgaattggaaaagactGGAGAAACAATTGACTACGTGGATGATGTTAACGATAAATATGACCAATTGCAagctttcttcaatagaGGTCTCAGTGACAAGGATGTCAATGAGATGATTTCTAGGAAGCAGAAATTACAAGGTAGAGACGAATTGTCGGGTTATGATGCAGTTACGAGAAAGGCTAGATTGATGGACGAACTAAAGATCGCAAAGCAGCAGGCCAACCCCCAGAAAGCGAGAGAAATCatcgacaagttgaagaaattggacTCAATGTTGTTAAATCAGACCACCCACAACCCTTCTCTGTCTGCCAACGTCATGTCCAAAGTCAATGAAAGAAACCGTAAATTGAATCTGACAAACATCAGGAAGGCTGAAATAAAATCTAGAAACACAGCAACGGTGACGGATGGTGGTGACCCTTTCTCAAGATTGAAGACCACTACTAGAATCTTCTATCAAGATTTGATCAACCAGGAGAATGAAAAGGCTATAAATGATGCCAAAGCTAAGTACcaagagttgttggatgaaAAGAGcaagcaagaagaaaagattgcCAAGTCCACTTACAGAGAGTTTGGAGAGATGGACAAACTTATCAAGAGCATTGACATTGACTTGGAAATAGTTATCTAG
- the NHG3 gene encoding Salicylate hydroxylase (Salicylate 1-monooxygenase) (Salicylate hydroxylase (Salicylate 1-monooxygenase) (bacterial)~go_function monooxygenase activity~go_process aromatic compound metabolism) — MTKEWKPLNVAVLGAGLGGLAAAIAMRRNGHTVTVYERYHFAGEVGASLSCASNGGKHLKEWGIDFDAAKPIILKDLIRHDWKTGEIEGVYSLGDYEKAFGTPYYNFHRIDIHNVLMDTATQEKGEGTPCKLLVDYKVIDVNHESGHMVFENGKEAYADLIIAADGIRSTTREKIGVIPEFGISTSCCYRCLFRTEDVHKLGLKDFSKNEAIEFWGGNDKNKIVLSPCSDGEIVSCYCFYPAEINDLREDGWNNEATPEQLLATFPELDGALKELFKIAFDIKQWRLYVHKQYPYWVKGKVGLLGDAAHPQMPDQSQGAVMAFEDAAAFGYIFSKMFNFSPQDGLKVYQSVRQPRANKIQAASLRARENLNERIGWSSGAADLKDENRLTIEEVCSYNIKADIDQIVKNMGL, encoded by the coding sequence ATGACAAAGGAATGGAAACCATTAAACGTCGCAGTATTAGGTGCTGGATTAGGTGGTCTTGCTGCAGCCATTGCCATGAGAAGAAATGGTCATACTGTTACAGTTTATGAAAGATATCACTTTGCTGGTGAAGTTGGTGCCTCATTATCGTGCGCATCAAATGGTGGTAAACATTTGAAGGAATGGGGAATTGACTTTGATGCCGCCAAACCAATCATCTTGAAGGATTTAATCAGGCACGATTGGAAGACGGGCGAAATCGAGGGTGTTTACAGCTTGGGAGACTATGAGAAGGCTTTTGGAACTCCATACTATAACTTTCACAGAATAGACATTCATAATGTTTTGATGGATACTGCAACACAAGAAAAGGGGGAGGGTACACCATGTAAGTTGTTAGTTGATTATAAAGTCATTGATGTCAACCATGAAAGTGGGCACATGGTCTTTGAAAACGGCAAAGAAGCATATGCTGACTTGATTATTGCAGCAGATGGCATCAGATCTACAACAAGAGAGAAAATTGGTGTCATACCAGAATTTGGGATTTCAACCTCATGCTGTTACAGATGCTTATTTAGGACAGAAGACGTTCATAAGTTGGGATTAAAggatttttcaaagaatgAAGCCATTGAATTTTGGGGTGGTAACGACAAAAATAAGATTGTTTTGTCTCCATGTTCAGATGGTGAAATTGTTTCATGTTACTGCTTCTATCCGGCTGAGATCAATGACTTGCGTGAAGATGGTTGGAACAATGAAGCTACTCCTGAGCAATTATTAGCCACATTTCCAGAGTTAGATGGTGCCTTGAAGGAACTATTCAAGATTGCGTTTGATATCAAACAATGGAGACTATATGTTCACAAACAGTATCCATATTGGGTCAAGGGAAAAGTCGGCTTATTAGGTGACGCTGCCCACCCTCAAATGCCAGATCAATCTCAAGGTGCAGTGATGGCATTTGAAGATGCAGCTGCCTTTGGTTACATTTTCAGCAAAATGTTTAATTTTTCCCCACAAGATGGATTAAAAGTGTATCAATCTGTTAGACAACCAAGAGCCAACAAAATTCAAGCCGCTTCATTGAGAGCTAGAGAAAACTTGAATGAAAGAATCGGTTGGTCTTCGGGAGCTGCTGATttgaaagatgaaaacAGGCTTACAATCGAAGAAGTTTGTTCGTATAATATCAAGGCTGATATTGATCAAATTGTCAAGAACATGGGtctttga
- a CDS encoding predicted protein: MSQVEKKEELNNIVSIRSVTSHLQLEDHEVDLRAITSNPVSIGEIGVSLTDEQKHFILKRLHLNGLESFEQLPPQAAFYIDKIEKMGEDEALTIVKEALVEHHDDANIPVEDIELWTNLVEIGNSKTSVSEGGKYEDFTHNVVDWDLQVRLEAVLVAYHSPYPQVRAVTDPYDDHTIPVETFRVYLLGIIWTAIGAVINQFFAERQPGIYLDPTVVQVLLYPSGMLLEYILPKFKFKIWKYSIDLNPGPWNYKEQMLATLFYSVAGGGASYVSYNIHVQKMKVFYDNKWVNFGYETLLILSNNFLGFGFAGVFRRFAVYPTEAIWPTVLPTLALNRALMVPEKKEIINGWKIPRYTYFFILFAASFVYFWVPDYLFYALSVFNWMTWIKPYNFNLAAITGSNFGLGLNPIPTFDWNMISFNAPLIFPFYTQLNTYIGALIGFFAIVGVYWTNYKWTGFLPINSSSIFTNTGDYYAVTEILNEKSLLDEKKYQEYGPPFYSAGNLVLYGAFFAIYPFSIVYEIGTRYKQTWRALKSLYQSFRNFKRSTYEGYTDPHSTMMRAYKEVPDWVFLVVLVISLVLAIICVEIYPAETPVWGIFFALGINFVFLIPITAVYSRTGFSFGLNVLVELIVGYALPGNGLALNFIKAFGYNIDGQAQNYITDQKMAHYSKVPPRALFRVQIIGVFIASFVQLGIINFVIDNIKDYCEPYNTQRFTCPNSRVFYSASILWGVIGPKKVFNGLYPILQYCFLIGFLLAIPAIAFKKYAPIKYTKYFEPTVVIGGMLNYAPYNLSYLTGSFYASFAFMYYIKNKYQAWWYKYNYLTTAGLTAGVAFSSIIIFFAVEYHDKSISWWGNNVIYGGIEGGLGQQSRLNATAEAPDGYFGPRRGNFP, from the exons ATGTCGCAGGtcgaaaagaaggaagaacttAATAATATCGTTAGCATTCGAAGTGTTACTTCTCACTTGCAGTTAGAGGATCATGAAGTCGACTTGAGAGCAATTACTTCTAACCCAGTCTCTATTGGTGAGATTGGTGTTTCGCTTACAGATGAGCAGAAGcatttcatcttgaagagactTCATCTCAACGGTCTAGAGTCCTTTGAACAATTACCTCCTCAGGCTGCCTTTTATATCGACAAGATTGAGAAAATGggagaagatgaagcaTTGACAATCGTGAAAGAAGCTCTTGTTGAGCATCATGACGACGCCAATATCCCAGTCGAAGACATAGAATTGTGGACTAaccttgttgaaattggaaattCTAAGACTTCTG TGTCTGAAGGTGGTAAATACGAAGATTTCACCCACAATGTGGTCGATTGGGACTTGCAAGTTAGATTGGAGGCCGTTTTGGTTGCTTACCACTCACCTTACCCTCAAGTAAGAGCGGTTACCGATCCTTATGACGATCATACTATTCCAGTCGAAACTTTCAGGGTCtatcttcttggaattaTTTGGACTGCCATTGGTGCAGTAATTAATCAGTTCTTTGCTGAAAGGCAACCTGGTATTTATTTGGACCCAACTGTTGTTCAAGTGTTGCTTTATCCTAGTGGTATGTTGTTGGAATATATCTTGCcaaagttcaagttcaagatttgGAAATACAGTATTGACCTCAACCCAGGTCCTTGGAATTACAAGGAGCAGATGTTAGCAACACTCTTCTATTCTGTTGCAGGAGGTGGTGCCAGTTACGTTTCATACAACATTCATGTTCAAAAGATGAAGGTGTTCTACGATAACAAATGGGTTAATTTTGGTTATGAAACCTTATTAATTTTGTCTAATAACTTCTTGGGATTTGGGTTCGCTGGTGTTTTTAGAAGATTTGCTGTATATCCAACTGAAGCTATCTGGCCAACAGTGTTACCTACTCTCGCCTTGAACAGAGCTTTGATGGTgccagaaaagaaagagattatTAACGGTTGGAAGATTCCAAGATACACATActttttcattctctttGCGGCATCCTTTGTCTATTTTTGGGTTCCTGATTACCTTTTCTATGCCTTGTCTGTCTTCAACTGGATGACATGGATTAAGCCttacaatttcaatttaGCTGCCATCACTGGAAGTAACTTTGGTTTGGGATTAAACCCAATTCCTACCTTCGACTGGAATATGATTAGTTTTAACGCACCATTGATTTTTCCATTCTACACCCAACTTAACACTTATATCGGTGCTTTAATAGGgttttttgcaatcgttgGTGTATACTGGACCAATTACAAATGGACAGGCTTCCTCCcaatcaactcttcgtcCATATTCACAAATACTGGTGACTACTATGCTGTTACGGAGATCCTCAATGAGAAAAGTTTGCTTGATGAAAAAAAGTATCAGGAGTACGGACCACCATTCTACTCCGCAGGAAACTTAGTTCTTTATGGTGCCTTCTTTGCTATCTACCCTTTTTCTATTGTTTATGAAATCGGTACCAGATATAAACAAACTTGGAGAGCACTCAAAAGTCTTTACCAAAGTTTCAGAAACTTTAAGAGATCTACATATGAAGGTTACACTGACCCACACTCCACTATGATGAGAGCTTATAAGGAAGTCCCAGATTGGGTATTCTTGGTAGTTTTAGTGATTTCTCTTGTGTTGGCTATTATTTGTGTCGAAATCTACCCTGCTGAAACTCCTGTTTGGGGTATTTTCTTTGCCTTGGGTATCAACTTTGTTTTTTTAATTCCAATAACTGCAGTTTACTCCAGAACTGGTTTTAGTTTTGGACTCAATGTCTTGGTTGAATTGATTGTTGGTTATGCTCTTCCCGGTAACGGTCTTGCTTTGAACTTTATCAAGGCGTTTGGTTACAACATTGACGGTCAGGCACAAAACTATATCACTGACCAAAAGATGGCTCACTACTCCAAGGTTCCTCCAAGAGCTTTGTTCAGAGTTCAAATTATTGGTGTCTTTATTGCCTCGttcgttcaacttggtaTAATTAATTTCGTTATTGACAATATTAAAGACTATTGTGAGCCATACAACACACAGAGATTCACTTGTCCAAACTCTAGAGTCTTTTACAGTGCTTCTATTCTTTGGGGTGTTATCGGACCCAAGAAGGTCTTCAACGGATTATACCCAATTTTGCAATACTGTTTCTTAATTGGATTTTTGTTGGCTATTCCTGCAATCGCGTTCAAAAAGTACGCTCCAATTAAGTACACCAAGTACTTTGAACCTACAGTAGTAATCGGTGGTATGTTGAATTATGCTCCTTACAATCTTTCCTACTTGACAGGTTCATTTTATGCTTCCTTTGCCTTTATGTATTACATTAAGAACAAGTACCAGGCATGGTGGTATAAATACAACTATCTCACAACTGCAGGATTGACTGCTGGTGTggctttttcttctatcatcattttctttgccGTTGAGTACCACGACAAGAGTATTTCATGGTGGGGTAACAACGTTATATATGGTGGTATCGAAGGTGGTTTGGGTCAACAGTCAAGATTGAATGCTACCGCAGAAGCTCCAGATGGTTATTTCGGTCCAAGAAGAGGAAACTTCCCATAA
- the DAL10 gene encoding putative allantoate permease, with amino-acid sequence MLHSKSKMNFDDENPEEAVSAEAVTRKVDYRIMGIMLTCYFLQFLDKVALNYSNVMGMSQDIGLVNNQFSYLATFFFVAFFFFEPVQGFFLQKFSPSKVLGLNVLLWGVFSACCAAPTNFGGMLTVRILLGCAEAAISPCLLLITTMWYTSYEGSFRSGIWYCGLGLGQIFGGLISYLFQLVSNTSIRGWRIMFIVIGMLNIAAGLAAYFTLPDNPLSCKFLTPKEKYVLLTKLTESKVGIQNKRLVKSQFWELLCDIQPWLLCLLAITVSFSSSTISTFSSTDIISFGFTSREAALLNMPSGIVSIFSTLVSTYFVMKGFPRWIANTLLLIPAIIGGALMSFLPKSNQAGLLVGIYLINFIVAPLAIIYSWVGANFSGYTKKIGANLFIMFGFAIGNIVGPQSYQHKDAPDYYPAKICLLVTQALSIIITWVIAFIYYRRNKSRDEEQKDELPLTEDEELKLAWSNLTDFENRHFRYKY; translated from the exons ATGTTGCATTCAAAGCTGAAGATG aattttgaTGACGaaaatccagaagaagctgtCTCAGCGGAGGCAGTTACCAGAAAGGTTGATTATCGTATTATGGGAATTATGTTGACATGCTACTTCTTGCAGTTTCTAGACAAAGTTGCTTTGAATTATAGTAACGTTATGGGTATGTCACAAGATATTGGTTTGGTCAACAACCAATTCTCATATTTGgctactttcttcttcgttgcattctttttctttgaaCCTGTTCAAGGCttctttttgcaaaaaTTTTCTCCTTCGAAGGTTTTGGGTTTAAATGTCTTGCTTTGGGGTGTCTTTTCTGCATGTTGTGCTGCTCCAACAAACTTTGGTGGTATGTTGACTGTACGTATTTTACTCGGCTGTGCAGAAGCTGCCATCAGTCCCTGTTTGTTACTTATTACAACAATGTGGTACACTTCATATGAAGGTTCGTTTAGAAGTGGTATCTGGTATTGTGGTTTGGGTTTGGGTCAAATATTTGGTGGATTGATCTCATACCTATTCCAATTGGTTTCTAATACTTCCATTCGTGGATGGAGAATAATGTTTATTGTCATTGGTATGCTCAATATCGCCGCCGGTTTAGCAGCATATTTTACTTTGCCAGACAATCCATTATCCTGCAAATTTTTAACGCCAAAGGAAAAGTATGTGTTGTTGACGAAGTTGACGGAAAGTAAAGTTGGTATTCAAAATAAACGCTTAGTCAAGTCTCAATTTTGGGAATTGTTGTGTGATATTCAACCTTGGTTATTATGTCTTTTGGCTATCACGGTTTCATTTTCGTCAAGTACAATCTCAACTTTTTCATCGACAGACATTATTTCGTTTGGTTTCACATCAAGGGAAGCTGCTCTATTGAATATGCCATCTGGTATTGTATCCATTTTCTCAACATTGGTGTCTACATATTTCGTTATGAAGGGATTTCCACGCTGGATTGCCAATACTCTTTTACTTATTCCTGCTATCATTGGTGGTGCTTTGATGTCATTTTTGCCAAAGTCCAATCAAGCTGGCTTGTTGGTTGGTATCTACCTTATTAATTTCATTGTTGCCCCTTTGGCTATCATATATAGTTGGGTCGGAGCCAACTTTTCTGGTTatacaaagaagattggTGCGAACCTTTTTATCATGTTTGGTTTTGCCATTGGTAATATTGTTGGTCCTCAGAGTTATCAACACAAGGATGCCCCAGACTATTACCCTGCCAAAATCTGCTTGTTGGTTACTCAAGCCTTGAGTATAATTATAACATGGGTTATAGCTTTCATCTACTATCGCAGAAACAAGAGTAGAGACGAAGAGCAGAAGGATGAATTACCTTTgactgaagatgaagaattgaaactcGCATGGTCCAATTTGACGGATTTTGAAAACAGACACTTCAGATACAAGTATTAG